Proteins from a single region of Bradyrhizobium diazoefficiens:
- a CDS encoding heparinase II/III family protein codes for MNRFARNMLARASGGPIALSRAWPSRTDRLIIAPHDLRTADATRAAEIYAGRFVFAGKIVNCHGRSIFDLDPPSEDWEVALLGFGWLRHLRAADTALTRANARALVEDWISNPANKRRRVARRADVLARRVISLLSQAPLVLGDTDNKFYRRYLRALAREIRFLRYTMVSISDGVPKLQVQIALCYTTLCLANQARHIRSASKKLSDELQRQILPDGGHISRNPGALIELLIDLLPLRQTFAARNIAPPPALLNAIDRMMPMLRFFRHGDGNFALFNGMSATSSDLLATLLAYDDAHGAPMANMPHTGFQRLDAGPTTLIIDTGPPPPAGVSHDAHAGCLSFELSSGISRIVTNCGMPTTGRDNWRPFARGTAAHSTLTYHDTSSCQFIEMSAMKRLLHGAPVTSGPVEVESYREIVQDGTLLTTSHDGYLAKFGVIHRRVLMVANDGARIDGEDTLSPPQGARLKGAGADFALRFHLHPAVKASRLSDARGVMLVLPNRDVWTFEALDDKVDLEDSVFLAGNDGPRRTAQIVIRQDARQAPSIRWSFIRSTASPAVTNARRNARREPELPL; via the coding sequence ATGAACCGCTTCGCGCGGAACATGCTCGCGCGCGCGAGCGGCGGCCCCATCGCACTGTCGCGGGCCTGGCCCAGCCGCACCGACCGCCTGATCATCGCGCCGCATGATTTGCGCACCGCGGATGCGACGCGCGCCGCCGAGATCTATGCCGGGCGCTTCGTCTTCGCCGGCAAGATCGTCAACTGCCACGGCCGCTCGATCTTCGATCTCGATCCGCCCTCGGAGGACTGGGAAGTCGCGCTGCTCGGCTTCGGCTGGCTGCGGCACTTGCGTGCCGCTGACACCGCGCTGACCCGGGCGAATGCACGCGCGCTGGTCGAGGACTGGATCTCCAATCCCGCCAACAAGCGCCGGCGCGTGGCCCGCCGCGCCGACGTGCTGGCGCGCCGGGTGATCTCGCTGCTGTCGCAGGCGCCGCTGGTGCTGGGCGACACCGACAACAAGTTCTACCGCCGCTATCTGCGCGCGCTGGCGCGCGAGATCCGCTTCCTGCGCTACACCATGGTCAGCATTTCCGACGGGGTGCCGAAGCTTCAGGTGCAGATCGCGCTTTGCTACACCACGCTCTGCCTCGCCAACCAGGCCCGTCATATCCGCAGCGCGTCGAAGAAGCTCTCTGACGAATTGCAGCGGCAGATTCTCCCTGACGGCGGGCACATTTCGCGCAATCCGGGCGCGCTGATCGAACTGCTGATCGATCTATTGCCGTTGCGGCAGACTTTTGCCGCGCGCAACATCGCGCCGCCGCCGGCGCTGCTCAATGCGATCGACCGCATGATGCCGATGCTGCGCTTCTTCCGGCACGGCGATGGCAATTTCGCGCTGTTCAACGGCATGAGTGCGACATCATCGGATCTGCTCGCGACATTGCTCGCCTATGACGATGCCCACGGCGCGCCGATGGCGAACATGCCGCACACCGGCTTCCAGCGCCTCGATGCCGGCCCGACGACGCTGATCATCGACACCGGGCCGCCGCCGCCCGCTGGCGTCAGCCATGACGCGCATGCCGGCTGCTTGTCGTTCGAACTGTCCTCCGGGATCAGCCGCATCGTGACCAACTGCGGCATGCCGACGACGGGCCGCGACAATTGGCGCCCGTTCGCGCGCGGCACCGCGGCGCATTCGACGCTGACCTATCACGACACCTCATCCTGCCAGTTCATCGAGATGTCGGCGATGAAGCGGCTGCTGCACGGCGCGCCGGTCACCAGCGGTCCCGTCGAGGTCGAGAGCTATCGCGAAATCGTGCAGGACGGCACGCTGCTCACGACCTCGCATGACGGCTATCTCGCCAAGTTCGGCGTGATCCATCGCCGCGTGCTGATGGTCGCCAATGACGGTGCGCGGATCGACGGCGAGGATACGCTGTCGCCGCCGCAAGGCGCGCGGCTCAAGGGCGCTGGCGCCGATTTCGCGCTGCGCTTCCACCTGCACCCGGCGGTGAAGGCAAGCCGGCTGTCGGATGCCCGCGGCGTCATGCTGGTGCTGCCGAACCGCGATGTCTGGACCTTTGAAGCCTTGGACGACAAGGTCGATCTCGAGGACAGCGTGTTCCTGGCCGGCAATGACGGGCCCCGCCGCACCGCCCAGATCGTGATCCGCCAGGATGCCCGCCAGGCGCCGTCAATCCGCTGGAGCTTTATCCGCTCCACCGCGTCGCCCGCAGTCACCAATGCCCGCCGCAACGCCCGGCGCGAGCCGGAACTGCCGCTGTAA
- a CDS encoding glutathione S-transferase, with product MLTVHHLNNSRSQRVLWLLEELGIPYEIVRYQRQPDMRAPKELRAIHPLGKSPVITDNGNTIAESGAIIEYLIATYGNGRLIPPPNTPERLRFTYWLHYAEGSAMSPLLLKLLFTLMPKRAPALLRPLVRKVSNQALTALVNPQLKQHMDYWESELGKSEWFAGSEFTAADIQMSFPLEAAQARGGLEQGHPKAMAFLERIHARPAYARALEKGGPYQVGR from the coding sequence ATGCTGACCGTCCACCACCTGAACAATTCGCGCTCGCAGCGGGTGCTGTGGCTGCTCGAGGAGTTGGGCATCCCCTACGAGATCGTGCGCTATCAGCGCCAGCCCGACATGCGTGCGCCGAAAGAGCTGCGTGCCATTCATCCGCTCGGCAAGTCGCCCGTCATCACCGACAACGGCAACACCATCGCCGAGTCAGGTGCGATCATCGAATATCTCATCGCGACCTACGGCAACGGCCGCTTGATCCCGCCGCCGAACACGCCGGAGCGGCTGCGGTTCACTTACTGGCTGCATTATGCCGAAGGATCGGCGATGTCGCCGCTGCTATTGAAACTGCTGTTCACGCTGATGCCGAAGCGCGCGCCGGCGCTGCTTCGCCCGCTGGTGCGCAAGGTCTCGAACCAGGCGCTCACCGCGCTAGTCAATCCGCAGCTCAAGCAGCACATGGATTATTGGGAAAGCGAGCTGGGAAAAAGCGAGTGGTTCGCCGGTAGCGAGTTTACCGCGGCCGACATCCAGATGAGCTTTCCGCTTGAAGCTGCCCAAGCGCGCGGCGGTCTCGAGCAAGGTCATCCCAAGGCGATGGCGTTCCTGGAACGTATCCACGCGCGGCCGGCTTATGCCCGCGCGCTCGAGAAGGGCGGGCCGTATCAGGTGGGGCGGTAG
- the cysC gene encoding adenylyl-sulfate kinase, whose product MSYHEAPTIAAPDAPRLDQHDRSTLRFVTCGSVDDGKSTLVGRLLYDSKTLLDDQLDALASESKTVGTTGGDLDFALLVDGLQAEREQGITIDVAYRFFATKRRRFIVADTPGHTQYTRNMATGASNADLAVVLVDARKGAITQTRRHSHILSLLGVRHVVLAVNKMDLIGFDGDRFAAITAEYLTLAGQLGISQVQCIPVVAPEGDNIAVASARMPWYTGPTVTAYLESVDVTGDISQRPFRMPVQWVNRPHAEFRGFCGRITSGTIAAGETITVQPSGRRTHIARILTPGGERDRAAAGESVTLALADEIDVSRGDVLTAGPAPLVSDQLAAHLVWFDDDAMVPGRRYMLKCGAASTGAVITTLKHRISIDTMAQESATTLDANQIGYVHLSLDRALVFEAYRDDREMGSFILIDPINHRTAAAGMIELSLRRATNIQWQQLAVDKSVRARLKQQRPCVLWFTGLSGAGKSTIAELVDRRLAEFGRHAALLDGDNLRHGINRDLGFFSAERMENVRRVAEIAALFVDAGMIALVALISPFRSERELARHRVEAGEFIEIHVATPLAECERRDPKGLYRRARAGELPAFTGIDHPYETPQAPEITIDTSELTMEAACERIIRYLQEHHYL is encoded by the coding sequence ATGTCCTATCATGAGGCCCCCACGATCGCCGCTCCCGATGCGCCGCGCCTCGACCAGCATGATCGTTCGACGCTGCGGTTCGTCACCTGCGGCAGCGTCGACGACGGCAAGAGCACGCTGGTCGGCCGCCTGCTCTACGATTCCAAGACGCTGCTCGACGACCAGCTCGACGCGCTGGCGTCGGAGAGCAAGACGGTCGGCACCACCGGCGGCGATCTCGATTTCGCGCTGCTGGTCGACGGCCTGCAGGCCGAGCGCGAGCAGGGCATCACCATTGACGTCGCCTACCGGTTCTTCGCAACGAAGCGGCGCCGCTTCATCGTCGCCGACACGCCGGGCCACACGCAGTATACGCGCAACATGGCAACCGGCGCCTCCAACGCCGACCTCGCCGTCGTCCTGGTCGACGCGCGCAAGGGCGCGATCACGCAGACCCGGCGCCACAGCCACATCCTCTCGCTGCTTGGCGTTCGCCACGTCGTGCTGGCCGTCAACAAGATGGATCTGATCGGATTCGACGGTGACCGCTTCGCGGCCATCACCGCCGAATATCTGACCCTGGCCGGACAGCTCGGGATCTCCCAGGTCCAATGCATCCCGGTCGTCGCGCCCGAGGGCGACAATATCGCCGTCGCGAGCGCGCGCATGCCCTGGTACACCGGGCCGACGGTCACGGCCTATCTGGAATCGGTCGACGTTACCGGCGATATCTCGCAACGGCCGTTCCGGATGCCGGTGCAATGGGTCAACCGACCGCATGCGGAGTTTCGCGGTTTTTGCGGACGAATCACCAGCGGAACGATTGCAGCCGGCGAAACCATCACCGTGCAACCCTCGGGCCGTCGCACGCACATCGCGCGTATTCTCACGCCTGGCGGCGAGCGAGATCGGGCTGCGGCGGGCGAATCCGTGACGCTGGCGTTGGCCGACGAGATCGACGTCAGCCGCGGCGACGTGCTGACGGCGGGACCTGCACCGCTCGTCTCGGATCAGCTGGCGGCGCATCTCGTCTGGTTCGACGACGACGCCATGGTGCCGGGCCGGCGCTACATGCTCAAATGCGGCGCCGCCTCGACCGGCGCTGTGATCACGACGCTGAAGCATCGCATCTCCATCGACACCATGGCGCAGGAGAGCGCCACCACGCTCGATGCCAACCAGATCGGCTACGTTCATCTCAGCCTCGACCGCGCGCTGGTGTTCGAGGCCTATCGTGACGACCGCGAGATGGGCAGCTTCATTCTCATCGACCCGATCAACCACCGCACGGCTGCAGCGGGAATGATCGAGCTGTCACTCCGCCGCGCCACCAACATTCAGTGGCAACAGCTTGCCGTCGATAAGTCCGTGCGCGCGCGGCTCAAGCAGCAGCGGCCCTGCGTGCTCTGGTTCACGGGGCTTAGTGGCGCCGGCAAATCGACGATCGCCGAACTCGTCGACCGGCGGCTGGCCGAGTTTGGACGTCATGCCGCGTTGCTCGACGGCGACAATCTCCGCCACGGCATCAACCGCGACCTCGGCTTTTTCAGCGCGGAGAGGATGGAGAACGTCCGGCGCGTCGCCGAGATCGCAGCACTGTTCGTCGATGCCGGCATGATCGCGCTGGTCGCGCTGATCTCCCCCTTCCGCAGCGAGCGCGAACTGGCGCGGCACCGGGTCGAGGCGGGCGAGTTCATCGAGATCCATGTCGCAACCCCGCTCGCCGAATGCGAGCGGCGCGATCCCAAGGGGCTCTACCGCAGGGCGCGCGCGGGCGAACTGCCGGCCTTCACGGGCATCGACCATCCCTACGAGACCCCGCAGGCGCCCGAGATCACGATCGACACCTCCGAACTCACGATGGAAGCAGCCTGCGAGCGTATCATCCGCTACTTGCAGGAACACCATTATCTGTAG
- the ggt gene encoding gamma-glutamyltransferase, translated as MMATFSTRRSFLALVATLALGLASATAQDARRAYVPPALDTVHAIPAKHGMVVAQEKISAQVGADILRRGGNAVDAAVATGFAMAVTYPRAGNIGGGGFMVIHSAERNEDIAIDYRETAPAATTAQIFLGPDGKPDAAKSRDSGLGIGVPGTVAGLALALEKYGSGKFTLPQLLEPAIALARDGYIVTDDIADTLPGWYPRLARWRSSTKIFAKPDGTPLGEGDRLVQSDLADTLARVATQGPRGFYEGPVAEKLAKAVSDAGGIMTPADLKAYQAVIRSPVRGTYRGYDIVSMPLPSSGGVVLVESLNILEGFQLADLKQGSPASLHLLIEAMKRAYADRARYLGDPAFVDAPIDTLTAKDYAAKLRASISTDRATPSKEIVAAPPAPREGSNTTHFSVVDAAGNAVSNTYTLNFSYGVGLVADGTGVLLNNELDDFTAAVGASNAYGLVGYEANLPGPGKRPLSSMSPTIVLRGGKPVLVTGSPGGSRIISTVLQVIVNVLDYKMDVAAAVTAPRLHHQWLPDEVRVEHGFPDDVLFELKAMDHLIVEPMGQTSANSILVTPNGPLGAPDPRTRGAAAAGQ; from the coding sequence ATGATGGCAACATTTTCGACACGACGGAGTTTTCTCGCACTTGTCGCCACTCTGGCGCTTGGACTCGCATCGGCGACCGCGCAGGATGCACGGCGCGCCTACGTTCCGCCCGCGCTCGACACGGTCCACGCTATCCCCGCCAAGCATGGCATGGTGGTGGCGCAGGAAAAGATTTCTGCGCAAGTCGGCGCCGACATCCTGCGGCGTGGCGGCAATGCGGTCGACGCGGCCGTTGCGACCGGCTTCGCGATGGCGGTGACCTATCCACGCGCCGGCAATATCGGCGGCGGCGGCTTCATGGTGATCCATTCGGCCGAGCGCAACGAAGACATCGCGATCGACTATCGCGAGACCGCGCCGGCGGCGACCACGGCGCAGATCTTCCTTGGACCCGACGGCAAGCCGGATGCGGCCAAGTCGCGCGATTCCGGACTTGGCATCGGCGTGCCCGGCACGGTGGCGGGCCTGGCGCTCGCACTTGAGAAATACGGCTCGGGCAAGTTCACGCTGCCGCAATTGCTCGAGCCTGCGATCGCACTCGCCCGCGATGGATATATCGTCACCGACGACATCGCCGATACGCTGCCGGGCTGGTATCCGCGGCTCGCACGCTGGCGGTCCTCGACCAAAATCTTCGCGAAACCCGATGGCACTCCGCTTGGCGAAGGGGACAGGCTGGTGCAGAGCGATCTTGCCGACACGCTGGCGCGTGTCGCGACGCAGGGACCGCGCGGCTTCTACGAGGGGCCGGTGGCGGAGAAGCTCGCCAAGGCCGTGTCCGACGCCGGCGGCATCATGACCCCGGCTGATCTGAAGGCCTATCAGGCCGTGATCCGTTCGCCGGTGCGCGGCACCTATCGCGGCTATGACATCGTCTCAATGCCGCTGCCATCGTCCGGCGGCGTCGTGCTGGTGGAATCGCTCAATATCCTCGAAGGCTTTCAGCTCGCCGATCTGAAGCAGGGCTCACCGGCATCGCTGCATCTGCTGATCGAAGCCATGAAGCGCGCCTACGCCGATCGTGCGCGCTATCTCGGCGATCCCGCCTTCGTCGACGCGCCGATTGATACGCTCACGGCGAAAGACTATGCGGCCAAGCTGCGTGCGAGCATCTCGACGGATCGCGCAACGCCGTCGAAAGAGATCGTTGCCGCGCCGCCCGCGCCGCGCGAAGGCAGCAACACCACGCATTTCTCCGTCGTCGATGCCGCCGGCAACGCCGTCAGCAACACCTATACGCTGAACTTCAGCTATGGCGTCGGCCTCGTCGCCGACGGCACCGGCGTGCTGCTCAATAACGAGCTCGATGATTTCACCGCCGCGGTCGGCGCCTCCAACGCCTATGGCCTCGTTGGCTACGAGGCCAATCTGCCCGGGCCCGGCAAGCGGCCGCTATCCTCGATGTCGCCGACCATCGTGCTCAGGGGCGGCAAACCAGTGCTGGTGACAGGCTCGCCCGGCGGCAGCCGCATCATCTCGACCGTGCTGCAGGTGATCGTGAACGTTCTCGACTACAAGATGGACGTAGCGGCCGCGGTGACCGCGCCGCGGCTGCACCATCAATGGCTGCCGGACGAAGTGCGCGTCGAGCACGGCTTTCCCGATGATGTGCTGTTCGAGTTGAAAGCGATGGACCATCTCATCGTCGAGCCGATGGGACAGACGTCGGCCAATTCGATTCTCGTGACGCCGAACGGCCCTCTTGGCGCGCCAGATCCGCGCACGCGCGGCGCAGCAGCAGCAGGGCAGTAA
- a CDS encoding transcription antitermination factor NusB, with the protein MPSQRFAPPSEVPGLAARRIAADIVDGVLHKHRTLDDQLDGSGAHPGLKTLADRDRALMRRLVATILRRLGTLGHVLSRLLDKGIPSDAPRAQSALLIGAAQILWMDVPDHAAVDLSVRLVQSDRRAARYAGLVNAVLRRCAREGQALVEEVATQSLDLPPWLLARWSAHYGETIARDMALALSHEPSLDLTVKSDPAQWASRLHGEVLPTGSVRTLLHGSVTMLPGFAEGQWWVQDAAAALPVRLFGDVSGKSIADLCAAPGGKTAQLALSGARVTAVDRSPARVARLRENLNRLSFQAETVVADAVEWTGPAEGFDGILIDAPCTSTGTIRRHPDVAWLRQDSDVAAMTVLQQRLLRKSVSLLKPGGMLVYCTCSLEPEEGEQAVAALLAAEPALRRVPVEASEVYGLSEIITTEGDLRTLPSHLPHADPKLGGLDGFFAARLVKS; encoded by the coding sequence ATGCCATCTCAACGTTTCGCCCCTCCATCCGAAGTGCCCGGTCTCGCGGCGCGGCGGATCGCCGCCGACATCGTCGATGGCGTTCTGCACAAGCACCGCACACTCGACGACCAGCTCGACGGCTCCGGCGCCCATCCCGGACTGAAGACGCTCGCCGACCGCGACCGCGCGCTGATGCGGCGCCTGGTCGCAACCATTCTGCGCCGCCTCGGTACGCTCGGCCATGTGCTGTCGCGCCTGCTCGACAAGGGCATCCCATCCGACGCGCCGCGGGCGCAGAGCGCGCTTCTGATCGGCGCCGCCCAGATCCTCTGGATGGATGTGCCCGACCACGCCGCGGTCGATCTCTCCGTCCGCCTGGTGCAATCCGACCGGCGCGCTGCACGCTATGCCGGCCTTGTCAACGCCGTGCTGCGCCGCTGCGCGCGCGAGGGCCAGGCGCTGGTCGAGGAAGTCGCCACGCAATCGCTCGACCTGCCGCCCTGGCTGCTGGCGCGCTGGAGCGCGCATTACGGCGAGACGATCGCGCGGGACATGGCACTCGCGCTCAGTCACGAACCCTCGCTCGATCTAACTGTGAAGTCCGACCCCGCGCAATGGGCGAGCCGGTTGCATGGCGAGGTGCTGCCGACCGGATCGGTTCGCACGCTGCTGCACGGCTCGGTGACGATGCTGCCCGGTTTCGCCGAAGGACAATGGTGGGTGCAGGATGCCGCCGCCGCGCTGCCGGTCCGGCTGTTCGGCGATGTTTCGGGTAAATCCATTGCCGATCTCTGTGCGGCGCCCGGCGGCAAGACCGCGCAGCTGGCGCTATCAGGCGCGCGCGTCACCGCGGTCGACCGTTCACCCGCGCGGGTGGCGCGCTTGCGCGAAAATTTGAATCGGCTGTCGTTTCAGGCTGAGACTGTCGTCGCTGACGCCGTGGAATGGACGGGGCCGGCGGAGGGCTTCGACGGAATCCTGATCGATGCGCCCTGCACCTCGACCGGGACGATTCGTCGGCATCCCGACGTCGCATGGCTGCGGCAGGACTCCGACGTGGCCGCGATGACCGTTCTCCAGCAACGGCTGCTGCGCAAATCCGTCTCGCTGCTCAAGCCCGGCGGGATGCTGGTCTACTGCACCTGCTCGCTGGAGCCGGAAGAGGGCGAGCAGGCCGTTGCCGCTCTGCTCGCCGCGGAGCCCGCGCTTCGCCGCGTCCCCGTCGAGGCCAGCGAGGTCTATGGGCTCAGCGAGATCATCACCACTGAGGGCGATCTCCGGACCCTGCCGAGCCATCTGCCGCACGCCGACCCGAAGCTCGGCGGGCTCGACGGATTTTTCGCGGCCAGACTCGTTAAATCCTGA
- a CDS encoding MFS transporter, with protein sequence MTTIAPDVRMAGALRTYPPRAAVISWIFFDWAAQPYFTLITTFVFAPYFATSIAPDPATGQSLWGFAMAAAGMAIALLSPVLGAIADASGRRKPWIAAFGAVLVLASCALWIGKPGDPAIIPPLLTAVALASVGAEFATVFNNAMMPTLVPPERIGRLSGTGWATGYIGGIVSLIIVLGFLAANPETGRTLLGFTPLFGLDPATHQGDRAAGPLTGLWFIIFVTPMFLFTPDYPAKRPVREALHEGLADLRRSLKDLPQQKSLAAFLLANMIYTDGLVSLFAFGGIYAAGTFGWHTVQIGTFGIILAIAGTFGAWLGGKLDDLLGPKRVIAGSMLILLLSVAAILLVGKDSVLFVKVAPPEPGGRLFAAAAERAYIVLGCLIGAAGGPLQAASRTLLIHLAPKDRIAQYFGLFALTGKVTSFIGPLLIGMITAITASQKAGMAVLVVFFVAGLGLLMRVRDE encoded by the coding sequence ATGACGACGATCGCCCCGGATGTGCGCATGGCCGGCGCGCTGCGGACTTATCCGCCGCGTGCCGCTGTCATCAGCTGGATCTTCTTCGACTGGGCCGCGCAGCCTTATTTCACGCTGATCACGACCTTCGTGTTCGCACCCTATTTTGCCACCAGCATCGCGCCAGATCCCGCCACTGGCCAATCGCTCTGGGGTTTTGCAATGGCTGCCGCGGGTATGGCGATTGCGCTGTTGTCGCCCGTGCTCGGCGCCATCGCGGACGCCTCGGGGCGCCGCAAGCCATGGATCGCCGCGTTCGGTGCGGTTCTGGTGCTGGCCTCCTGCGCGCTGTGGATCGGCAAGCCCGGCGACCCCGCTATTATCCCGCCGCTGCTCACCGCGGTCGCGCTTGCCAGCGTCGGCGCGGAATTCGCCACCGTCTTCAACAACGCGATGATGCCGACCCTGGTGCCGCCGGAGCGCATCGGCCGGCTCTCCGGCACCGGCTGGGCCACCGGTTACATCGGCGGCATCGTCAGCCTCATCATCGTGCTCGGCTTCCTCGCCGCCAATCCCGAGACCGGGCGCACGCTGCTGGGCTTCACGCCGCTGTTCGGGCTCGATCCCGCCACGCATCAGGGCGATCGCGCCGCCGGCCCGTTGACCGGATTGTGGTTCATCATCTTCGTGACTCCGATGTTTTTGTTCACGCCGGATTATCCGGCGAAGCGTCCGGTGCGCGAGGCGCTGCACGAAGGCCTGGCCGATCTGAGGCGATCGCTGAAGGATTTGCCGCAGCAGAAATCGCTTGCTGCGTTTCTGCTCGCGAACATGATCTACACCGACGGTCTGGTCTCGCTGTTCGCCTTCGGCGGCATCTATGCCGCAGGCACTTTTGGCTGGCACACGGTCCAGATCGGCACATTCGGCATTATCCTCGCCATCGCCGGCACCTTTGGCGCATGGCTTGGCGGCAAGCTCGACGATCTTCTCGGTCCGAAGCGCGTCATCGCCGGCAGCATGCTGATCCTGCTGCTCTCGGTGGCAGCGATTCTTCTCGTCGGCAAGGATAGCGTCCTGTTCGTCAAGGTCGCGCCGCCCGAGCCGGGCGGGCGGCTGTTCGCCGCTGCCGCTGAACGCGCCTATATCGTGCTGGGCTGCCTGATCGGCGCAGCCGGCGGTCCGCTCCAGGCCGCCTCACGCACGCTGTTGATCCATCTCGCGCCGAAAGATCGCATCGCGCAGTATTTCGGTCTGTTCGCCCTGACCGGAAAGGTGACGTCCTTTATCGGCCCGCTCCTGATCGGCATGATCACGGCCATCACCGCAAGCCAGAAGGCAGGGATGGCCGTGCTGGTGGTGTTTTTCGTCGCGGGGCTGGGGCTGTTGATGCGGGTGCGGGATGAATAA
- the purH gene encoding bifunctional phosphoribosylaminoimidazolecarboxamide formyltransferase/IMP cyclohydrolase — protein MTDHPRRVTRALLSVSDKTGLIEFAKALAAHDIELVSTGGTAKAIAAAGLKVKDVSDLTGFPEMMDGRVKTLHPKVHGGLLAIRDNKEHAEAMKAHGIAPIDLLVVNLYPFEATVDKGAGFEDCIENIDIGGPAMIRAAAKNHDDVAVVVEARDYQAVLDELAANDGATTLKLRRRLAAKAYARTGAYDAAISNWFNRELEIEAPDFRAFGGKLIQSLRYGENPHQTAAFYATPDKRPGVSTARQLQGKELSYNNINDTDAAYECIGEFDAKRTAACVIVKHANPCGVAEGANLVDAYRKALACDSTSAFGGIIAMNRALDADTAREITKIFTEVIIAPDASEEAIAIIGARKNLRLLLAGSLPDPRAFGLTAKTVAGGLLVQSRDNAVVDDMTFRVVTRRAPDEAEMRDLKFAFRVAKHVKSNTIIYAKDLATVGIGAGQMSRVDSARIAARKAQDAANELKLAEPLTKGSVVASDAFFPFADGMLACIEAGATAVVQPGGSMRDDEVIKAADEHSIAMVFTGTRHFRH, from the coding sequence ATGACTGACCATCCCCGCCGCGTCACCCGCGCCCTGCTTTCCGTTTCCGACAAAACCGGGCTGATCGAGTTCGCGAAGGCACTTGCCGCGCATGATATCGAGCTGGTGTCGACCGGCGGCACCGCCAAAGCGATCGCCGCGGCCGGCCTCAAGGTGAAGGACGTCTCCGACCTCACCGGTTTCCCCGAGATGATGGACGGTCGTGTCAAGACGCTGCATCCGAAAGTGCATGGCGGCCTGCTCGCGATTCGCGACAACAAGGAACACGCCGAGGCGATGAAGGCGCACGGCATCGCGCCGATCGATCTGCTCGTCGTCAATCTCTATCCGTTCGAAGCCACCGTCGACAAAGGCGCGGGTTTTGAGGATTGCATCGAGAACATCGACATTGGCGGCCCCGCCATGATCCGCGCCGCGGCGAAGAACCATGACGACGTCGCCGTCGTCGTCGAGGCACGGGACTACCAGGCCGTGCTCGACGAGCTCGCAGCCAACGACGGCGCGACCACGTTGAAACTTCGCCGGCGGCTTGCCGCAAAGGCCTATGCGCGCACCGGAGCCTACGACGCTGCGATCTCGAATTGGTTCAACCGCGAGCTCGAGATCGAGGCGCCCGACTTCCGCGCCTTCGGCGGCAAGCTGATCCAGTCGCTGCGCTATGGCGAGAACCCGCACCAGACAGCGGCGTTCTATGCAACGCCAGACAAGCGGCCCGGCGTCTCGACCGCGCGGCAGCTCCAGGGCAAGGAGCTCTCCTACAACAACATCAACGACACCGACGCCGCCTATGAGTGCATCGGCGAGTTCGACGCCAAGCGCACGGCGGCCTGCGTCATCGTCAAGCACGCCAACCCTTGCGGCGTGGCGGAAGGCGCGAACCTTGTCGACGCCTATCGCAAGGCGCTGGCCTGCGACTCCACCTCCGCCTTCGGCGGCATCATCGCGATGAACCGCGCGCTCGACGCCGACACCGCCCGCGAGATCACCAAGATCTTCACCGAGGTGATCATTGCGCCCGATGCGAGCGAGGAAGCGATCGCCATCATCGGCGCACGCAAGAATCTACGCCTGCTGCTCGCCGGCAGCCTGCCCGATCCGCGCGCGTTCGGCCTCACCGCCAAGACGGTCGCCGGTGGCCTCCTGGTGCAGAGCCGCGACAATGCCGTGGTCGACGACATGACATTCAGGGTCGTGACCAGGCGCGCGCCTGATGAGGCCGAGATGCGCGACCTGAAATTTGCGTTCCGTGTGGCCAAGCACGTCAAGTCCAACACCATCATTTACGCCAAGGATCTCGCCACCGTCGGCATCGGCGCGGGCCAGATGAGCCGCGTAGATTCAGCCCGGATCGCAGCGCGCAAGGCGCAGGATGCAGCCAACGAGCTGAAGCTCGCTGAGCCGCTGACCAAGGGTTCGGTTGTGGCGTCGGATGCGTTCTTTCCCTTCGCCGACGGCATGCTGGCCTGCATCGAAGCCGGCGCCACCGCCGTGGTGCAGCCCGGCGGCTCAATGCGCGATGACGAGGTGATCAAGGCCGCCGACGAGCATAGCATCGCCATGGTGTTCACCGGCACGCGGCATTTCAGGCACTAG
- a CDS encoding DUF1674 domain-containing protein yields the protein MSDKPPVPDRKPLSPAAQRALAEAEARRQAAATAAGAARKELQGPKGPEPTRYGDWERKGIASDF from the coding sequence ATGAGCGACAAGCCTCCCGTTCCCGATCGCAAACCCTTGTCGCCGGCCGCCCAGCGCGCGCTGGCCGAAGCCGAGGCGCGCCGGCAAGCCGCCGCGACCGCTGCCGGGGCGGCGCGGAAGGAATTGCAGGGGCCGAAGGGACCTGAGCCCACGCGTTATGGCGATTGGGAGCGCAAGGGCATCGCCTCGGACTTCTGA